The genomic stretch TAGTTGCCCCTCTCTTAGCATTTTGGTGGTTCATGGGTATTACAGGCTTGGGGGACAATTTCTTTGACTCGAAACTTGGCGTCTTATGTTCCAGTGGTTGTGGCTTGACGAACACGctttctttctcctttGCGGTATCTAACGCGTCTACCACTTTTAATGCATTGTCAGAGCTTGTCTGTTCCGTGTCATTCTTGCTACCTGACTTGGCCATTATATTCAAGTCGGGGATCACATTAGTACTAGTCGTTGACTTTGCTATTGGTGAATCAAAGTTAGCAAACCGTGGTATATTAATGGCATGTTTAATCTTCGTCGGAGTGGTGGGCTCCCTAACGGGGAGATTCACGGTAGGAGTAATTCCAGATTCGTAAGTCGAGTTAACCAGTGAAGGGTTGATGCTTGGTGATTTGCATGCTATGTGCTCTTCCGTGTTTGGAGATTGGTTATTGACAAACACCAGTCTTTTCGAGGGAGTTTGCGTGTCCAAATGGAAGTCGTCACTTTTCGTGCTGAGTGGCATCATCTCATCCTCCGTTTCGGTTTCGGCATTGTCTTCAGCACTTTCCCGTTGTTCACTGCTGACTTTAAAGACAGCCCTTGCTTGTCTAAAATCCAAAACTGTACCTTCAATCAGTGGCATGGTCACACTATCGCCCTTTAACAAAGCGAAAGAGGTAACGTTTCTATTCTTTAAGGCATGCTTCCCCTTGAATTCCAAGGAGTTAGACGCCAATGCGATATGGTAGTCATTTAAGGAATCCGTAGACTTGGCCAAACAGCATTTGACTTGATTTGGAAAGAGCACGACAACGCCATTCACACTGTTACATTCAACTTTCACCTCATTATTGTTGGTTGACAGAAACACGTGTTGCCTCGAGATGTTCTTGGCGCATGGTAAGAATACGTCACACACTGATTTCTTCCGACCAACCGCCAGACGCGTAGTATTATGGGGTTCGAGGATAATGTCCACCGAGGGGCAGTGAAACGTCAAGTCCTCGAATGTGTTGAATGGGCTTTCGCGTCGAGCAACGGGGGGTGAAGAGTAATTAATGGCAGCACTGGACGACGGGTAGGGTGTTGGATACTGCTTGCCATTGCGGAACTTCTTCAATGGTCTTTCCAAAGAACCCTCGCCAAATGCGCTATCGTCAGAAAATATGTCGGTAGCATCTACCGATCTCTTCACATCAAagctcttcaaagagtaATAAGGTCCTGGAGAAGACGGTGGGAACTGGCTCGAGTTCATCCTTTCCTTTGCAGGTTTGAGGTAGTGATAGGAAGAATGATCGATTGACTCTTGTTGCTCAGCAGAATTATTACACGCAAGGTAGTGTCCACTGGAAAGAAATAAATGATTCAGTTCAAAACCCAACCAGCAGAGCCTATAAGAGACGCAACACTTGCTAAAACTTTTAAAACgaacttttgaaagatgaacAGTTTTCGCGTTCATGCCCCCACTTTTCGCGTCGCACAGGTAAACAAATTTCTATGACTGTTTTTCACCCaaacattttttatttttctattttttcaaactttttccttttttcctAAATTTTTTGAGAATTTTCCCGTTTTGTCAAATTGAAGCCAACGCaaaaaagttgaacaaTTTTCCTCAAATAATTCAATATTAACGATTCGTGTGCTAATTGAGCCTGTCTTTGCTCGTAGTAGGATTTGCAACTAGAAGCAAAAGAACCAGATCAATAAAGACAAAACATGGGTAGTATGTAAGCAAAATTCCATAGAAGATTAATGCTGGTTCAGTAGATGTGTCGTGTTATTACATTTTGTTCATTAGGGAGAGTGAGAGAGGCAATGTTGCAAGTTTGGGACTAACCGTTTCCATCTATTCCTGACTTGATGTTGCACTAAGAGGAGCTATTGCCGCTTTCTAGTGTTATCAGAGGAGTTTGTGTGTCCTTGCTGCGGTCTCGAAATAAGAGTGAATGTCCACATAGTGTCCAAGTGCAGAATTTacgacaaaaaaaatatatcaCAGTACTGGCCAAGTTAAACAAGGAGAAACATTTTACTAACGACTTATTATTGTCAAATCTCCCTGCGAA from Huiozyma naganishii CBS 8797 chromosome 6, complete genome encodes the following:
- the PLM2 gene encoding Plm2p (similar to Saccharomyces cerevisiae PLM2 (YDR501W) and TOS4 (YLR183C); ancestral locus Anc_1.61); translated protein: MNAKTVHLSKVRFKSFSKCCVSYRLCWLGFELNHLFLSSGHYLACNNSAEQQESIDHSSYHYLKPAKERMNSSQFPPSSPGPYYSLKSFDVKRSVDATDIFSDDSAFGEGSLERPLKKFRNGKQYPTPYPSSSAAINYSSPPVARRESPFNTFEDLTFHCPSVDIILEPHNTTRLAVGRKKSVCDVFLPCAKNISRQHVFLSTNNNEVKVECNSVNGVVVLFPNQVKCCLAKSTDSLNDYHIALASNSLEFKGKHALKNRNVTSFALLKGDSVTMPLIEGTVLDFRQARAVFKVSSEQRESAEDNAETETEDEMMPLSTKSDDFHLDTQTPSKRLVFVNNQSPNTEEHIACKSPSINPSLVNSTYESGITPTVNLPVREPTTPTKIKHAINIPRFANFDSPIAKSTTSTNVIPDLNIMAKSGSKNDTEQTSSDNALKVVDALDTAKEKESVFVKPQPLEHKTPSFESKKLSPKPVIPMNHQNAKRGATTSSKSAAIPKDKGNTEDRHDMILHALKAKGVNIYETQHAIANFLAFAPVQQKPLSQLTDVNKQVAALSAEELRVILSGAKGIGIIRRSGKDAAGKPLEEEYYYDIENDDDVDRENLVASLKGGRSALRSCRKTHKQYYWKKPARK